A genomic segment from Flavobacterium litorale encodes:
- a CDS encoding methylmalonyl-CoA mutase subunit beta, producing the protein MSEKLFNGFDSVSSKEWKQQIQADLKGADYNDTLVWESPEGIKVKPFYHNDNFTTPIPAGTKAASFNICQNIFVFNVEKSIARANDTLQRGAESIRFTIEDTKTDIEKLLNGIPLKNIHVYLHLGFFAIDFVKRINAVAKSKEATIYVQLDPIGRLAKEGNWFDKKDKDLDALNTIAIACTNISFLSVDGSLYQNAGANMVQQLAYTLAHTNEYFNAVATISQPIVLQVTVGTNYFFEIAKLRALRQLFRTIAKEYGHTHECHIIATPTKRNKTLYDYNTNMLRTTTECMSAILGGANAVANLPYDALYHKDNEFGDRIARNQLLVLKHESYFDKVDNPADGAYYIEELTQQLAEKALVLFKDIEANGGFLSQLKEGTIQRKIQESATKEQELFNSGKEVLLGTNKYPNKNDRMSGELELYPFVKTDAKKTLISPIIEKRLAEAIEKERLDSEKNEG; encoded by the coding sequence ATGAGCGAAAAACTATTTAACGGTTTTGATTCTGTATCATCCAAAGAATGGAAACAACAAATACAGGCAGACTTAAAAGGTGCCGATTATAACGATACATTAGTATGGGAAAGCCCAGAAGGGATTAAAGTAAAACCTTTTTACCATAACGACAATTTTACTACCCCTATACCTGCTGGAACAAAAGCAGCAAGCTTTAACATTTGCCAAAATATATTTGTATTTAATGTAGAGAAATCTATTGCCAGAGCAAATGACACATTACAGCGCGGTGCCGAAAGCATTCGTTTTACAATAGAAGACACTAAAACAGATATAGAAAAGCTGCTAAACGGGATTCCTTTAAAAAACATTCATGTTTACCTACATTTAGGTTTCTTTGCAATCGATTTCGTAAAGCGAATTAACGCTGTTGCAAAGAGTAAAGAGGCAACCATATACGTACAGCTCGACCCCATTGGAAGATTGGCTAAAGAGGGGAATTGGTTCGATAAAAAAGATAAAGATCTTGATGCGCTAAACACCATAGCAATAGCCTGTACCAACATCAGCTTTTTAAGTGTAGATGGTAGCCTCTACCAAAACGCAGGAGCTAATATGGTACAACAACTAGCCTATACACTAGCACACACCAACGAGTATTTTAATGCTGTGGCAACCATTAGCCAACCTATTGTTTTACAAGTAACCGTTGGTACAAACTACTTTTTTGAGATAGCTAAACTACGGGCGTTACGCCAATTATTTAGAACAATAGCAAAAGAGTACGGGCATACACACGAGTGCCATATTATAGCAACACCCACCAAACGCAACAAAACTCTATACGATTATAACACCAATATGCTCCGTACTACTACCGAGTGTATGAGTGCTATTTTAGGTGGGGCAAATGCCGTAGCCAATTTACCTTATGACGCTTTATACCATAAAGACAACGAGTTTGGCGACCGTATTGCACGCAACCAGCTACTGGTATTAAAACACGAAAGTTATTTTGATAAAGTAGATAATCCTGCCGATGGGGCTTACTATATTGAAGAGCTAACACAGCAATTAGCTGAAAAAGCACTAGTACTCTTTAAAGATATCGAAGCAAACGGAGGCTTCTTATCACAACTAAAAGAAGGCACTATACAACGCAAAATACAAGAAAGTGCTACAAAAGAGCAGGAGCTTTTTAATAGTGGTAAAGAAGTATTGTTGGGTACCAATAAATACCCCAATAAGAACGACCGAATGAGTGGCGAACTCGAGTTGTATCCGTTTGTAAAAACCGATGCAAAAAAAACACTTATATCGCCCATCATTGAAAAGCGACTTGCCGAAGCCATAGAAAAGGAACGATTGGATTCAGAAAAAAACGAGGGTTAA
- a CDS encoding FtsB family cell division protein: MKPLGKLTEKYPFLKIIGNRYVLVGLFFIIWMVFIDNYSLYFEHPVLDNEIEELEENKAYYIQEIKKDSISIKQLKNPEQTEKYAREQYYMKRDNEDIYIIEFEENAEESE; this comes from the coding sequence ATGAAACCTTTAGGCAAATTAACCGAGAAGTACCCTTTCCTGAAGATAATAGGAAACAGATACGTATTGGTTGGCTTGTTTTTTATTATATGGATGGTTTTTATAGATAATTATTCCTTGTATTTTGAGCATCCTGTATTGGACAACGAAATTGAAGAGTTAGAAGAAAATAAGGCTTATTACATTCAGGAAATAAAAAAGGATAGTATTAGTATAAAACAACTAAAAAATCCAGAACAAACGGAAAAATACGCGCGCGAACAATACTACATGAAGCGCGATAACGAAGATATATATATAATAGAGTTTGAAGAAAACGCTGAGGAAAGCGAATAA